From Vespula vulgaris chromosome 18, iyVesVulg1.1, whole genome shotgun sequence:
GTCTCAATTCGCAAAAAATGAGACGCGCGCGTTATCCTTTCGTCGAAGCCTCGAACGAACTTTGACCATTTCGTGCGACAGCTTAGAAATAgtcgcgcgcgagagagagagagagagcgagagagcgagaaaatagaaaacaaacaagaatCGAGAAAAGTTCGAAAAGCACGCTAACCAGGTGAACAAAGTGAGAGATAATACGTCGTCGTCCGAGTCTCGCGTTCGTCGTAAACAAGGTTTACGGAGTATCGTCCGAGCGTTGGACAAACCGATGGCAAAAGCGGGCCAAGGTGTGAAAGACGCGAATCGTAGTACGAGCGCGTATCGTCGGAAAACATTAGCGACGCGATCGTGGTCGAGAGCGTGACACCTTCCTCGAGTCTCTCacatttcttcctcttcttcgagtcgagtcgaacCGATCGCGACGGTCGCTCCCTACCACTTACGATCGTTTACGAAGCTCCGAGATCGAAAgggatcgaaagagagaaaaaggaagagggagagagagagagagagttttaacgaaaaaatggAGATGGAGGGTAAAGGTACGACGACGAGACCGTGCGAGGAATTAACGAAAAGACGCGTCTCCATAAGCGAGCAAGTCTTTGGCGTGGATAATCCCGCGTTCGAGCATCATCGTCGTATAAGCTCCAGTTCCGAGCACAATTCGGATCAAGGTAGAAGGAAGTCGATACTTCATCATACCGGCAGTAATTACGACAGCGTCGAGAATATACCGCAGCACAACAAGTTCGATCTCGCGGAGAATGGGAGGGCGAACGGTAATAGGAAAAAGTCGGCTTTCAGTCTGACCAGTTCCATCAGGGATAAGATCGAGTACTCGGAAGAACTCGAGAGGTGAGGGAAGAAAATCTAGAAAAGTTTCAACTTTTCGTACGAGATACGAAGAGAGCGAGAAGGTCGATATCTGCTAAAAACTTGCTTCTTTGATAAAACTAAAGGAACGATATTTGTTTGTGTCAGGTCGTGGTTGTACCTATTTTGCGCCCGTTGTCATGGACGCGACGACACGCCGTCGTGGGAGCCACCTGGATGGAAAAGAGCCTGTCCCCAGCCGTTCTGTCCGAGCTATCGAAAGTTTGCCAGAATCCTCTGCCTCTTTCTACTCGGTCTGCTAGTTTGGGGCGTCGTCTACTCGATAGCCGGGAAGGACGCAGCGCCCGGAGGTCCTCTCTTCGGCCTTGCCACTCTCTGCATAGCCGCGCACTTCGGAGGATGGCTCTTTTCCTTGACGACCCTTCCGGCTTTGATCGGGATGCTGATCACGGGAATGATACTGAAAAACGCCGACCTCATCAGCATCGACGACCGTTACGCCGTCGTCGTCTCCAACTTGCGGTGAGTTTACTCCCTTGCCAAAACTTCGTGGATCGCGATGTTTCGTCGAGTCGCTCGcttcgttaaagaaaaagaaaaagaaatggaaaagaaacgaggcgGGTCTCGATTGTCGTTTCAGCTCACGCGTAGACgttgcgagagagagagagagagagagagagagacctcgTCGTCGCTCGTCGGGCCTCAATCGAGTCGAGAGTCCTAAGGTGCCCCCCTTTTTCACTCGGAGGTCCAACGTCGACGTAGACGGTGATTCTTCTTCGTGGCTCGCGTTGAATATCAAGTGGTATTCTCGCGGAGCGAATCGCGATATATATCGCGTATTCGATATGCATCGATCGACGCAACGTTCGCGATCGATAAACTATGCTcctctttcgatttttctcgaataaatcGAGTTTGCGACCGATATCCCACGTGTTgcgaaataatcgatcgatactcGATACGGCTctagtatcgatcgatcggccgTTTAGTAGTATCTAAAGACGTAGATGTTTATCGCGGATATTTATCgaaagagcgagcgagcgaacgagagacggagagcgagagagactcGATAATCCCGACGTGTGTTTAGGAAGCTACGAGATTATTCGGCTAGGCTCGCGAGGTCCCTCGAAATACGCGCGTATTAGCCTTCGCGTAATAGCACCGCGTCGTAATGCGCCGGCATTAAAGCTAGTCTAATAACGCACGATACTCGGAGAGAGtaggcagcagcagcagcagcagcagcagcaggcaggcaggcaggcagctCGGCACTAGCGACACAGaggcctctctctctatcgtacACTCGCCTGGTTAGAACCTTATACTCGAGTGCTCGGCTACATCAAACTGCATAATTACGATGGAACTCGGGTTACCGTTCGAAACGCTTGCGTCCTGACCGCAGCCGTCTCGCGTTAATACGCTTctgtcatctctctctctctctctctctctctctcttttacgagATTGGATAACGAGAACGATCTCTGCCTCCGTAATCTCCTTCGATGAGATCGATCGACGTTTTGCCATGCCAAGATGTAGAATATGCGATTGTCTTTCGATAAAACGAGAATAGCTAATATCGAACAAGACGCTGTTACGGCTGATACGCAAATGCAGGGATAAGATACGGCTTGCATCGGATTTCGATGGATTAACCGAGGGAGATCGCGCgaatacgaacgaataaaaggaTTCGAAGGACGTACGAAAGTATTCGCTTCGGAGAGAAAAGCCACGGTTTCGTAGTAAAGTCGAGTTCGTCGAGAACGAATAtgttatatgtacgtacagcACTAGGACCGatcgattttacgattttacAACGAAATTTATACGCGCGTTTGTGTTTTACAAAAGcactcgataaaaaagaaaaagccgCGTAAAGTTTGTTTCGCTACGcgatcttttttcattttttgacaTACTTTATAGAGTGGGTAATGccgaaaaaattattcgatttcaAGTAACGTCCCGATACTTTTCGTATAAAATGGAAATGTCTTTTTCCTCGGCTATcgataacgaacgaacgataatgCGAGCTTCGATCTCGATTACGTTCGAGAGTAAAACGCTCGTGTAAAGGACGAGAACTCGACGCGGACGACACGGGCAGTAACGTTTCGAGAGACATTTGCATAATATCTCGATAATTTCATAGATAGAATGCTAAATAAGAATGCAATCTAAACTTTCCTCGACTAATACCCACCTAATTTGCAAccgttgaaatttctttcacgCGGCTCGTCTCGCCTACTAATACTCGCGATCGTTTCGATACGCAAGCGGAATCGACAATGGAGAAGAAACGTTCGCGTGCTCCTCGTGCCGTTAAAGTAATTAGGACGAtacgtcttttctctctctctctctctctctctctttttgttaccTCAAAGACGTCTCGACAACACCGTACGGTATTAGAAATCGGGGAATTTTGACAACGAGTACGAAGGAAGAGGCAACCTTTTTGGTCGACTCCTAGGGGGCACAcggttaaattaaaaataacgacGCTATAGAAAATTCCCCCGAGAGGAGAGACGGTATATATCTGTTTTCCACGGTGGCCTGAACTTTCCAAGAGTGCCCTCTTGCCTTCGTCAAGTTGTTTTGTTTACGAAAAGGTAAACTCCGTTGGTGTACACCCTTTTAGTTTGGCGCGTAAATTTCCATATTATGCGCCTTTTactcgagagaaagagctcGCGGCGTTTCTCGTCGACTCGAAATCGCAAATACGAATTCAGAAATCGATGAATAAATTCGCATTTTTACCATCGATTCGTTCGACTCGTCGAATGGtattcaaaaaaagaagaagaagaagaagaagaagaagatgaagaggaaaagaaatttttaatcgactaCCACTCGCTTAGCTCGGTAGCTTTATCTAagcgttataataaaaatataacgttaTCTTGTAGGATTACGAGGAGcgtataaaatatcgaaaaatatcgcGAAGGAGATAAGTAAAGTTTTCTATAGTTTCTCGATGCCGACGCGACTTTTCGAAGAATAATAAGAGGATCCTATCTCTGCGAAGGAAAAAATTCGAGGCCGAAGGAAGGAAATTGTAGCAGCTACCGATGTATAATCTGGTGCGAATACTCTATTTGAAATTCCCGTCGCATCAAACGTATTTTTATCGCGAGTTATAAAGAAATTCCCTCGTGAGAATCTCGCATTCTGGTAGTTTTCGCGCGACGTAGTTTCGCGCGTAACCGTGGTTTTGCTGCTTTTTCTCTTggtcgagaagaaaagaaaatgagagagaattaaagagagacgaaaagaatggaaggaaggaagaaagaaagaaagagggaaagaaagaagatggaaaGGACGGAGACTAAATGTGGCATTCGGGAGCAGTCTATAAAATGCCTGTAGGAGCGTACCCGGGAGACGCCCATCCGCGCTATTCCATCCTGTGACTTTACACGAGAAGAGGAGACGTAACGGAGAGACGCTGTCGCTCTTCCTctagattttctctttcttctagattttattctttcgtagCAGGTTTACATCGCTTtcggaaggaaagagaaagagagatcccGGTGAAGCGTGCATTATTGAAAGGGCGAAGCGATACCATGGACATCTCATAGGAAAATACGAGCTCGTGATGCGCGGGCGATAGGAGACGAAAcaaccatctctctttctctctctctctcactgcCACTTTTTCTCGGTCGGTCGAGTAGAATCCTTTGCACGAAACTCGCCCTGCCTCGAACATCGTTTTATCGCGAGTtacaaagaaatttctttgcCTAGGTGGACTGACGGCGCTAGAGACGAGCACGTCGTCGGGCAAAAAAAGTTTATCGAGCGAAAACGTTTCGGCGTTCCTCGTTTCGTCCTTTAAAAGGGAGTAAACGTCGCGCGATATTTGCATAGATCGTAGAAACACGATGTTAAGGGACTGTCcataggtatatgtatttatctagCCATCGCGCGTGCGAATCTGCATGCAAGCGTGTACATACGCGAATCGCCGGCTATCGCAGTGGCTACTCCGAACGCAAACAAACTCGCTATCCGTCGATTTACCCTCGATCTATAGAGCTAGGAATTCACGATGTTTCTTTCGAACGAGCTTTTCGCATCGACATTTTCTTCGAGTCTTCGTTCTTGTCCAAGGGATTACGGTTTGGCAAACGTCGACTCGCGAAGCAAAGTCGCGAAGAGGGCATATCGAAGGGAAAAGTAACGATTCGATCGTTGGGCTCTCGGCGGGTGGACGCAGACGGAGCCCTCGATGCCTCGATAAGCTTTTCGAGGTCGAGGTACGAAGCACTCCGTTAGATCGCATCGCGATGAAACGCTCGATTCGGTCGGCCCTTCGTACTATGGGTGCGCGCGACGGCTTGACCTACCTAAACGAGCGTGCATCTCGATCGTTTAACAGCGGAACGCACCTATTCCGGTCTCTCTGCGTTTGCCGAGCTATGACCGTGTCGAAACGCGGAGTGGATGCTTTCTACCCTACGTAAACATCGAGCAAagctctctcctctctccccctctctcttccaaTTTAAACACCCTTGTGTGTCTACCTGTCGAATGCTCGTCATCGTCTTTTATCTTGTTATtaataagaagataatatCGTAGATATAACAGTAGGTAcgttaaatcgatcgagaaaatacGATTATCTCCGAGTTATACTCGTACGATAGAAAGCTAGGGGGAAGCGGAGTAAATcgattggaaaatatttatccgTAAACGTTTACTCGGCGACAACTCGACCAGTCACGTTTTCCTCGACGTTGGCTAACTACTAGAAGGCTGCTACCCATCTATCTGTACGGGAAAGCGTTAAGCAAATAGACTATTTACGATCGAAGATCAACGTCCGAAATTCGGTGCGTTTCCACGGAGAAATCGGATATGAGAGCAGGCGTACGTCTCGCGGCACGACGAACGGTGCGCGCCTGCTTTGTGCGCGAGACGAGCTGGTCGTTCTCGTGAAAGGGCCCGACCGTTCTCTCTATTCGATCCGCCTATCGCGAAATCTATTGCGTCTACGCAAACGGTCCAACTTTGTTCGAGATCGAGATTCGAATCGAGACTCGAGATTTCGAGTGGGCGCCCGACGGCGCGAGAAACGAATCGAAGCTTTTCTCGTCGACGACGATTGTTGTTCTTCGGAGTAATCGTTCCTCGATGAAAGCAAGGATTTACCGAATTTCTCTAACGAACGTGAAGAGAGACGACAACGATGAACTTGAGAAAATTAGTGTGGGCCGCGTGGCATTCCAGGGCATCCTACTGGACGGacgcacacacatacctaACCTACgtacgatattttcttctatgcTCGGACGTTCTCTCGCAAACACACGCGTGCGCGCGCACTTCGCAAAGACCTCGAGCGGTACTCTGAACGATCCTCCCGATGATGGCGATTAAGAAGAATGTTTGCTCCGGGCTCGAAGCAAGACAGACCTTGCTATTTAACGCGCCACACGCGCATTCTTCGTGCTTCGCTCGAATCTCGCGCGTTTCTGTGCCTATATTTTTCGtcataaattatacaaaatatagatACGTTCGGTTAAGCGTAAACGTAAAAGATGCAGGAGGAGAGAACGATCGTTTCTCGAGAGCAGAATTTCTTTTGCCGGTAGAGACGACCTTTGACTCTTAATTCCGTTCGTTTAGCCGAACGAATCTGTCCCATTAGTACCAGCTACTTTTGCGAAAGAACAATATTTCCCCTTCGTTCTTTGTCCTTTTCTCGTAGTTTCCACAATGTCGTAAGATAACTCGTATAATTGTCCGGGAAGCTTTTCCCTCTTTAAGTCCTACCGTCCTCTATAATGGCAGAGATTTTCCACGTGAGACGGTATTTTAttactctttattttcttctgtttttttttttttttttcattcgtctccctcttctcttttttctttgcggAGAATCAAAAGGAGGTAAGAAAAGTCATTGAAAATTCATGAAAGCGTAAGCGGTCAATAAATTCTTACATCCTTGGGAGAGTTACGTGCATACGCGTAGacgtcgagaaagagaagaataaggaCGCGTGTACGATTGCGAAACGTTCCTCGTGACTCCTATTTCTGTTTGATTCGGACAAAGACGTCGTTATTTCAGCAAAACTTCGAACGCgatagaaaattcattttccgCGATGTTgcttggaaagagaaaaagtgagaaaaaaaagaagaaagaaaaaaattaatccctTCGAAAAGCGAGAACGGAGATCGCCAACGCGACGACGAGACGCTCGTCAAGGGTCTCCCcgctactttttctttcgtttcgtcgatCGACAGCTAGGTGAGCGTTCGCGGACGGCGATCGTAAATCAGAGATGCCGCACAGGTATCGagcttttcttcgataaaactCCCGATTTCTCTTCGAGGGAGAACGATGGCGTTAGAGAGTCGGCTGTCTTCTGCAGGAAATATCGCGCACTCTCTTTTCTCGCGAAAAAGACTTACGTAACAAATTATACCTCGACTTTACGAGTGCGTGTTCTTGAGAGAACAGTGGGAACGTATGTGTGCATCTTGgtaataagagagagagagagagaggaggttGCGCTTTATATCGACGACGCGAGCGACGTGTCGCATCGAGACGGAGGCGGTCGAGCATCTTGCGCGAATCGACGTTATCGGGGAACGCAAAGGCATGCCAGGAATTTCGTCGTTTCTGGGTTAGGAGCGTTAAGGCCGATTCTTACGGAGGCGAATCTAATACGCTCTCGCAGCGACCGCCGGTAGAGAGTCGTTCGACCGCGCTCGACGATCTCTCTCGACGATTCTTCATCCGTCTTTATATTCTTCGACGAGTAAGAGGCTAAATTACTCTTCTTCTGCTTCCGATCGGACAGGGTCGCGTACTCTTGCGATTCGTGGAAAGAACTGCGggtataataaaagattcgaAAGCAGGGGCGTACAGCCAAGTAGGCTTTTAGGACGACGACGAGCGTCTGCTGTtccctctttccatctctctcgaCGTTTGAGAACGATTCCGCATGAAAATCGCAAGATCGGCAACCGTACCCGCCACGTCCTCGACAATCCTCTTTGATAGGAGTCGAGAGAAACGCTGCTGGATCGAGTTGAAACGAGGTTACGTAATTCAAGTTTTTTCATCGCGTTAACTCGCGTTTCGATAATGTACACCTGCGGACGGAGAAAGGATAGCACTCGCCGAAAATTCTCTCCCCGGTTGCTCCGATTTTCGCTCCCTACGTATCCCTCCTATATCTCCGAACGAAACTGCTGACGCGTGATAGAGGGTACGAGCGATACCGAATTCGCTAATGGAGATTCCGCGACGTTTCGACTCGGAGATCACCTTGAGACTGATTTTAGTCGTTAGTCTTCGTTGTTAGTTTTCTTAGAAATCACGTTACGTAGCTTTGTTTTCATTCGTACGAGCGCGTAAATAAGCACTCGCTTACGTTGTTTCGATcgatgagagagaagagaggacaAAAACGTTCGTGAGATTCGGCGCGCGCGCTACGTTGGCCgaagcgatcgatcgatcggtcggtcggtcggtcggtcctCGTCGAAAATTCAAAGGATCTCGTGGCGGGAGAGATCGTTTCGATAAGGGTCGTTAGAGTTTTCGGTCGAAAACGACCTTTTTAAGCGGGACGCGGCTGCGTTACACGTAAGTTGGTCGAGTGCGGTTATCGACGCGCTCGATAGATAGATTTTACGATAGGACAGACGGATCGAGAGCGAAAACGATGAAGCTCGCTCGCGAATCCCTCGTTTCTCGAGGGAGATTTCGAAGGGCGATTTTCGAGCGCGTTCGTAGACGTCGTGCTCGAttcgaagaaggagaaaaaaagaagggaaagggaaaaaccGCAACAGAAAGTTGGAAATAGTCGCGAGAGAAGCTCcaccatattttcttttccgagAGAGGCGTTAATcccaattaaaaaaaacatcGCGCCTCGCGTCGACTTGATTAAGCCatgagaaacgagaaacgacGGATGACGCTCGGTGCTAATGAAAACGCATCTTTCGTCCACGTCGCGTGGGTTCGCGTCTGGCCGCAAAAAATACGACCGCATCGATCGCGTAGAAATGGAAATTAATTCTCCGAGAGAGTCaacgatcgattcttttttctatcgacgCAACAACTATCGATAAGATATCGAGACGTTCTCGATTCCAATTCAATTTCTCGATATCGATAAGAAGGTATCGATCGCGTGACACCTGGCTAACAAGATTATCCGAGGATCGTTCGAAAGACAGGAGTCGGAAAGATTCGACGATTAAGATTCGATCGGAAGGTACTTGAAAATTTGTCTGACCTTTCGACGTTCGCGCTCGCGAGGAAAagggaataaaaggaaatgaaagaaataaaagaaaaataagttaaaAGTCGCAGGTAAGGATCTGGTCTCCGAAATCGTTGCTTCGACGCTCGCTCTTCGGACTTTGGAAAATTCGAGCTCGAAGCtcgttaaaatcgatcgaaggaGTCGAACTTTGTAAAACCGGTTTGGGGAGGTGCACCTTCGAAAACTTATCCTATTAGGAGTTTCCCCTTCAAAGAGGAGGGAAGGGCAAGAACACGTTCTCGCTGCGACTAGGAGAGAGTGCCGACCGACGACCAACTCTAGACACCGGCAATCTTAGAAGCTGAAAGTCGAATTTACAGCGAAATCAAATACTAATGCCATATAACGAGAACCGACTGACGAAAAcacgagttctctctctcgatacaTCGTACGTACAACAGGAGAATATCTTATCTGGAGATGTTCGCAAAAATCAAAATCGAACAACGAAAACAAGAATTTGTTGACCTACTGATCCGAACGATGGGCGATAGGTAGTAGCTTTCGCGAGGAGATAACGCTGGAAATGTTCGCGCTTCGACTATCGTTAAGCCACGTAACtccgatattaaaaatcgtgCCGATCCTTAATCTCGAACcaaacgatcgaacgacgaACCGAACGATAGCTACGAGACGttatttttctacatttctaTGTATTTTATCGTCTAGACTTCGCGCGAAATCAATATTTGCGACAAGGTTCGAGGGTATTCGAGAGATTAAAGATTCGTCGTtgaaatacgagaaaaaaaaaaaaaaagattttggtTGTTTTTGATCGCAGAAAAATCGCACTGGTGATCATCCTAACCAGGGCAGGATTGGATCTCGATCCAGTAGCATTGAAGAGGCTGAAGATCACCGTTCCAAAGTTGGGCCTGATACCGTGGTTCGTCGAGGCTGGAATGATCGCAGTTTTGACGAGATATCTCATAGGATTACCATGGATCTGGGGTTTACTACTCGGAAGTATAATAGCGGCCGTATCTCCAGCCGTCGTGGTACCTTGTCTCTTCAGATTACGCGAGAGGGGCTACGGCGTCGCGAAGGTAAATTTCTCCCTATCCCCGTCTTTTTACTGTCGTTACTACTACTGTCATCGATGCCATCGTAGGGTACTTcgaatcgaataattaaaGCATTAGTCCGTACCTCGGAACGAAAGTAATGCCGGGAATGCGTCGAAGGAAAATTCGCACGCGCGTGACGCGTGTAACCTCCGGTGTTGTATCTCGTAACGCCATAAAGTGGCTGGCTAGCCAGCTAGCTGGCAGCGGGTAGACAATTTTCAAGCGAACATACCGTTGCTCAGGggagagaaagcaaagcaGCCATAATTAAATCCTTTTTTGTAACGTGTGCGCTTTGCGGCTACCCGCCtgtgttctttctctctatccgcTTTACCGTTCAAACGTTTTTCAAACCGCaaacaaagaataaagtaCCGAGATTTAATCGGCCTTTGATAAAGAAGAACGTACAGCGTACCTATATTTTCCATTGTCAATGCGAAAAATGCAttcgaatgaattttaatacGGTCGATCCACGAATTCGCGTAGCTTTGAAGCAACGGTGTCTGGGTTTACGACTCGATGCGCGAaacgaggaaaggaaagaagaggagaaaagaaagagtacaAGCAGAGATACGCTTTATTTCGTCTCGATGAAATGCGCGCCCTCCGTGTTCGAATATTTCCGCTATAACACAATAGagtaaaatagaatagaatagaatggAATAGAATGGAGTGGAATGGAACGGAGAATGAaacttttttgtctctttcttttcttcttttttctattcatatCCAGACAGAATATGGTAAGCGATAGTGAGAAATATGAGAAGACGTATATATGCGAGCATAGAGCAGATAGATAATTAGGGAGTAAGTTTCTCCCTTAGAACTTTCATTTGCCTCCGGTGCACATGTGCCACAGGTTTTCCGCAAAGTTGCTCCATTACGTTGAGAGAAGTTTGAGTTTTCTCGAATACGCGGCAAGTAAAACGGACTGGACATACCCTGTCAAGCACAACACGCACAACGGCTCGTCTCGCACGAGAcatttttcgtaataattttatacgaatcTAATCCGCGATCAAGGTGTCCGTAACTCGTCGTTAATAATCCCCCGAGCGCTCCCAACCCTCGGTCGAACGATTTTAAAAGCTTTACGCTCCAACTCTTACGTTGTATCTACTTTTGCAAGATGGGGCGTTggtacgagaaagaaataaaagggcCGCTACATAAATTTCTAAGTTAAATCGACTTAACTCGGCCCGCCAAGTTCCCGTAGATCAACGTCCCGTCCACTTTGCCTTCTTTAAAACCTTTTACGGAATAACGCGTagcttttttttacgatttaccGTACCGCACGGTCCTCCTCGATCCTCTCGAAAGGCACAAACGTTTCGCGTTAAGCGGTACGAAGCGGATCGAAAGATTTTACGAGCTGCATCCGTGATAACGCCGACGCGCGCGGTAAATTTCTcgattcttctcttcgtcggGTTCGTTTTtccatcgagaaagagaaggccGAATGGTTCTTTGATGCGTCTTCGATAGAACGAGGATGTATGATATTACGGAGCGTAATTACTCGTTAAGCCGTCTCGATGATACATTCTTACGGAAAATGACGAGTCGTTAGAAAttggagagagggagagaaaattaCAATGACAAAGTCCGGTACTCGCTCGTGCCGCGCGATCGCTGTCGTCTACTTTACAACCCGACGCGCCAATGGGCATTGATTTTCAAAGCACGAACCACGAGAGTAGTCGCGGAACGCGTTTAATCGGACCGAGCGCGACGCGCGATCGGAACGCGTCCTCTAAACGGTACATGCTACGGGAtaatctctctcgtttttgcttctttttcgtcCATGGAATTCCATTAATAACGCGAGCAAGATCGACGACGATTCCGCTTACACGACGTCGACGAGCTACGACGGACGCGGAAGTGTCGTCGGTTCGGTGACATCGCGACACGTTTTGCAGTTTATACGATATAGAGagggaataaaagaaaggcaTTTTGTATAATTCAAGTTAGAAAATGGAGCGGAAGCTGTTCGCAGATTGATAGGTAGATCGACTATCCTTCCGGATGGGATATTCATGAGAAGAAACGATCCAAGGAGTTTTTGCTCGTTTGCAAATCTACGTTTGAGAATCAGAATTCGATCGCGTATCGAACGGAAACGAACGACGTCGTCCGTACGACGTTTCGCGTAGCGTTCCAACGTGTACTTTCTTCTGAGCGCTCGCACGTGTATTTACCTACGTAAGACGAGGAacaggagaaa
This genomic window contains:
- the LOC127070303 gene encoding sodium/hydrogen exchanger 9B2, coding for MEMEGKGTTTRPCEELTKRRVSISEQVFGVDNPAFEHHRRISSSSEHNSDQGRRKSILHHTGSNYDSVENIPQHNKFDLAENGRANGNRKKSAFSLTSSIRDKIEYSEELERSWLYLFCARCHGRDDTPSWEPPGWKRACPQPFCPSYRKFARILCLFLLGLLVWGVVYSIAGKDAAPGGPLFGLATLCIAAHFGGWLFSLTTLPALIGMLITGMILKNADLISIDDRYAVVVSNLRKIALVIILTRAGLDLDPVALKRLKITVPKLGLIPWFVEAGMIAVLTRYLIGLPWIWGLLLGSIIAAVSPAVVVPCLFRLRERGYGVAKGIPTLIIAVAGIDDAASVAIYGIVKSVMFSHDALWYQILQGPIAIVGGLGFGILWGCLAKYVPEKGDPFMVPLRVLMLLGGGMVAVFGSEAIELGGAGPLAVVAAAFVSCYFWQKDGWEVDDNPVATSFEIFWMIFEPILFGITGTQITIAELKGKTVYLGISCLIAGIVIRIIVTIFVGIGSKLNTKEKVFISLSWMAKATVQAALGPVTLDEVNRDNVEQVEYANTVLTLCVLSILLTAPTGAIIISLSGPKLLTKTTTPSAPPDAWKTRRPSIRDISIINEDPDLEETASERKP